The Manis javanica isolate MJ-LG chromosome 6, MJ_LKY, whole genome shotgun sequence genome contains a region encoding:
- the LOC140850246 gene encoding uncharacterized protein isoform X3 — MLFAKKTGTTHRLPAPPPLHPQPRSGLILGACAPHVPDGTTVPPALPFQAVVFLPERREGQRQAGSEGRLPEALPADGLAVRVPDEENWNVSAGTASMETQPAREPCGSQASSFPARELPAPLPATSGPRSNETRAPGVRPRRLLSGEQERMRRRRVWIPGLRPFGEWPALPEAVGWASLSKGETVLPAGPRSGAACEPRLWTPADGWVQIHHQRRFFHLFRPPTVSGENLSP; from the exons ATGCTCTTTGCCAAGAAGACTGGCACCACCCACCGCCTGCCTGCGccccctcctctccacccacagCCACGCTCAGGGCTCATTCTGGGCGCCTGTGCTCCACACGTGCCGGACGGGACCACCGTGCCCCCCGCTTTGCCGTTCCAGGCCGTGGTCTTCCTTCCGGAACGGAGGGAGGGGCAGCGGCAGGCTGGCTCAGAGGGCCGGCTTCCCGAGGCGCTCCCTGCGGACGGCCTGGCCGTTCGCGTTCCTGATGAGGAAAACTGGAACGTAAGTGCTGGCACGGCCTCAATGGAGACTCAGCCAGCGAGAGAGCCATGCGGAAGCCAGGCCTCCTCATTCCCGGCCCGCGAGCTGCCTGCTCCTCTCCCGGCCACATCTGGGCCTCGGAGCAACGAAACCAGAGCTCCTGGCGTCCGTCCACGGCGGCTG CTCTCTGGGGAGCAGGAGAGGATGCGGAGGAGACGAGTCTGGATTCCGGGGCTGAGACCCTTTGGAGAGTGGCCAGCTCTGCCTG AGGCGGTGGGCTGGGCGAGCCTGTCAAAGGGGGAGACAGTGTTGCCCGCGGGGCCCCGCAGCGGAGCAGCCTGCGAGCCGCGGCTGTGGACACCTGCAGACGGCTGGGTGCAAATCCACCACCAGAGAAGATTCTTTCACCTTTTTCGCCCTCCAACAGTGAGTGGGGAGAACCTCAGCCCGTGA
- the LOC140850246 gene encoding uncharacterized protein isoform X1, producing MLFAKKTGTTHRLPAPPPLHPQPRSGLILGACAPHVPDGTTVPPALPFQAVVFLPERREGQRQAGSEGRLPEALPADGLAVRVPDEENWNVSAGTASMETQPAREPCGSQASSFPARELPAPLPATSGPRSNETRAPGVRPRRLASGSGCTQAGGLQPTFPTNTSIPGTSGHTAMEKLSGEQERMRRRRVWIPGLRPFGEWPALPEAVGWASLSKGETVLPAGPRSGAACEPRLWTPADGWVQIHHQRRFFHLFRPPTVSGENLSP from the exons ATGCTCTTTGCCAAGAAGACTGGCACCACCCACCGCCTGCCTGCGccccctcctctccacccacagCCACGCTCAGGGCTCATTCTGGGCGCCTGTGCTCCACACGTGCCGGACGGGACCACCGTGCCCCCCGCTTTGCCGTTCCAGGCCGTGGTCTTCCTTCCGGAACGGAGGGAGGGGCAGCGGCAGGCTGGCTCAGAGGGCCGGCTTCCCGAGGCGCTCCCTGCGGACGGCCTGGCCGTTCGCGTTCCTGATGAGGAAAACTGGAACGTAAGTGCTGGCACGGCCTCAATGGAGACTCAGCCAGCGAGAGAGCCATGCGGAAGCCAGGCCTCCTCATTCCCGGCCCGCGAGCTGCCTGCTCCTCTCCCGGCCACATCTGGGCCTCGGAGCAACGAAACCAGAGCTCCTGGCGTCCGTCCACGGCGGCTG GCCTCTGGCTCCGGGTGCACACAGGCTGGCGGGCTCCAGCCGACGTTCCCCACCAATACGAGCATTCCCGGAACCTCAGGACACACAGCCATGGAAAAA CTCTCTGGGGAGCAGGAGAGGATGCGGAGGAGACGAGTCTGGATTCCGGGGCTGAGACCCTTTGGAGAGTGGCCAGCTCTGCCTG AGGCGGTGGGCTGGGCGAGCCTGTCAAAGGGGGAGACAGTGTTGCCCGCGGGGCCCCGCAGCGGAGCAGCCTGCGAGCCGCGGCTGTGGACACCTGCAGACGGCTGGGTGCAAATCCACCACCAGAGAAGATTCTTTCACCTTTTTCGCCCTCCAACAGTGAGTGGGGAGAACCTCAGCCCGTGA
- the LOC140850246 gene encoding uncharacterized protein isoform X2 has protein sequence MLFAKKTGTTHRLPAPPPLHPQPRSGLILGACAPHVPDGTTVPPALPFQAVVFLPERREGQRQAGSEGRLPEALPADGLAVRVPDEENWNVSAGTASMETQPAREPCGSQASSFPARELPAPLPATSGPRSNETRAPGVRPRRLASGSGCTQAGGLQPTFPTNTSIPGTSGHTAMEKLSGEQERMRRRRVWIPGLRPFGEWPALPEGSNQNEEVSIVTTLQLIRGRRLTVPLF, from the exons ATGCTCTTTGCCAAGAAGACTGGCACCACCCACCGCCTGCCTGCGccccctcctctccacccacagCCACGCTCAGGGCTCATTCTGGGCGCCTGTGCTCCACACGTGCCGGACGGGACCACCGTGCCCCCCGCTTTGCCGTTCCAGGCCGTGGTCTTCCTTCCGGAACGGAGGGAGGGGCAGCGGCAGGCTGGCTCAGAGGGCCGGCTTCCCGAGGCGCTCCCTGCGGACGGCCTGGCCGTTCGCGTTCCTGATGAGGAAAACTGGAACGTAAGTGCTGGCACGGCCTCAATGGAGACTCAGCCAGCGAGAGAGCCATGCGGAAGCCAGGCCTCCTCATTCCCGGCCCGCGAGCTGCCTGCTCCTCTCCCGGCCACATCTGGGCCTCGGAGCAACGAAACCAGAGCTCCTGGCGTCCGTCCACGGCGGCTG GCCTCTGGCTCCGGGTGCACACAGGCTGGCGGGCTCCAGCCGACGTTCCCCACCAATACGAGCATTCCCGGAACCTCAGGACACACAGCCATGGAAAAA CTCTCTGGGGAGCAGGAGAGGATGCGGAGGAGACGAGTCTGGATTCCGGGGCTGAGACCCTTTGGAGAGTGGCCAGCTCTGCCTG AGGGCAGCAACCAGAATGAGGAAGTGAGCATCGTAACAACACTTCAGCTGATTCGTGGACGTCGCCTGACTGTCCCATTGTTCTAG
- the LOC140850246 gene encoding uncharacterized protein isoform X4, translating into MRKPGLLIPGPRAACSSPGHIWASEQRNQSSWRPSTAAGPAAVRPQQPNTPSQVCSPGNRLLAEEIGRSPRIPPTAQKPALRHLCELSGEQERMRRRRVWIPGLRPFGEWPALPEGSNQNEEVSIVTTLQLIRGRRLTVPLF; encoded by the exons ATGCGGAAGCCAGGCCTCCTCATTCCCGGCCCGCGAGCTGCCTGCTCCTCTCCCGGCCACATCTGGGCCTCGGAGCAACGAAACCAGAGCTCCTGGCGTCCGTCCACGGCGGCTG gccctgctgCTGTCAGACCCCAGCAGCCCAACACGCCGAGCCAAGTCTGCAGCCCAGGAAATCGGCTCCTGGCAGAAGAGATTGGAAGGAGCCCCCGAATCCCTCCCACAGCCCAGAAACCAGCCCTCCGGCATCTGTGCGAG CTCTCTGGGGAGCAGGAGAGGATGCGGAGGAGACGAGTCTGGATTCCGGGGCTGAGACCCTTTGGAGAGTGGCCAGCTCTGCCTG AGGGCAGCAACCAGAATGAGGAAGTGAGCATCGTAACAACACTTCAGCTGATTCGTGGACGTCGCCTGACTGTCCCATTGTTCTAG